CGCGGGCTCGAAGAACTACCGCGACGACTACAAGGCCGAGGGCGGCGGCGGCACCTGGCGGAACATCGCGGGCCTCCACCCGATCGGCTGCCTGCCCGAGCGCAACTTCGAGACCCCCGGCAACCAGGACACCCTCCCCCTCTACCGCTCCGCCTACGAGGCGCCCTACGTCATCAAGGACGAGTCCTGCTTCAAGTGCGGCATCGCCTGCCACAAGAACATCTACGACCGGCCCGCGGGCGAGACCGCCGAGGGGCGCAAGGCCAAGAAGGGAAAGTTCCGCGCCAAGTTCGACTACGAGCCCCTCGACCTCATCGCCCCCAACTGCGGCATCTACGATCAGGAGCAGGCCCTCGAGCTCGTCGAGCTGGCCGACCTCATGTCCTACGACGCCATCAGCCTGGGCGCGACGATCAGCTACGCCATGGAGTGGAACGAGCGCCACCCCGAAAAGCAGATCCTCGACGGGATGAAGTTCGGCGACTACGACAAGATGGTGAAATTCACCAAGCTCGCCGCCGAGGGCAAGTGCGAGCAGCTCGGCCAGGGCTCGATGCGCCTCGCGCTGGAAATGGGCGACCTCTCCTTCGCCATGCAGGGCAAGGGCCTCGAGTACCCGGCGTACCTGCCCGAGACGAACCCCGGCTACCCCTGGGCGCTCGCGGGCGGACACATGAGCATGCGGACGTTCCTCCTCCTCATCCTCGACGGCCAGAAGACCGACATGGAGTACTGGGAGAACGCCGTCCAGAGCGGCATCTACTACACCCGGGACGACCTCGTCGGAACCTGCAAGTTCGCCGGCGTCCCGAACAAGAACATCCTCGACAGCCTGAACGACATGTTCGGCCTCACGCTCACGCAGGACGAGGTGAACCAGGCCATCCGGCGCAGCTACCTGAGGGGCAGGCTTCTCGAGAAAAAAGTCGGCTACACGGATGAGGAGTACGACGTGCCGGGGCGGGTGTATGAGCGCGTCAACAAAAACATTAAAATGCCCGCCTTCATCACGCGCGAATTCATGGACGAGCTCAAGAAGCGCACCGAGGCGAATTGGGATCGCTTGACCAAGGAAGAAGGCATCAAGCTTCCCGCGTAGGGGTTTTCCCCACAGGAGGGGCGAGATGAGCGGCACCGCCGCGCTGGACAGGACCTACTGCATCATCCGCGACCAGCTGATTGAAACGGGCCAGGCCCCCCACTACATCGAGCTCGCCCGCGCCCTGGGCGTCACCCCCGCCGAGGGGCGCGAGGCCATGCACGAGCTGATCAACGGCCCCTTCCCGAGCTGGTTCCAGCCGGGATCGGACTACATCGGCTCCTTCCCCCCCTTCTCGAACATCCCGACGCAGTTCCGCATCACGGTGGACGGCCGGCAGAAGTGGTTCGCCCAGTGCGCCTTCGAATCGCTGGCGATGTGCTGGATGTTCCCGGGGAAAGAGGTGGAGGTGGACACCTACTGCATGCACACGGGCGAGCCCCTGCGGATCGTGAACCGCGACGGCGAGATCCTCCACGCCAGCCATCCGGGCATCCACGGCTACGTGGCCCTGCCCTTTAGGAGGTGGCGCGAGAATCTCCCCTTCGCCTGAAGCACGATGATCTTCTTCCGGTCGGAAGAGGACCTGCGGAGCTGGTGGGGATTCGAGCCCGGCACCGGGGACGCCGTCATGCCCCTCGGCGAGTACGGCCAGCTCTGGGGGATCGAGAACTACCGCGCCCGCGCCTGGGACGACTACATCACCCAGATGCCCGGCCTCCAGGCCGAGCGCTGGGAGCTCCTCGAAAAACTCGGGCGGCGGACGACCACCTTCTGGGACCCGCCCCCGCCCCCCAAGTGAGGCGCCGGGCGCGCCCCGCACGCCTCGGAGGAAAAATCTTGAAAAACGCAAAATGTCTACGGATTTCCGCCTGCATGCTCGCGCTGTTTCTCCTTGCCGGCTGTTTCGGCCCGAGTGGGTATTCGGAATCGGAAAAACGCAAAAGCGTTCAGGCGATGCGGGTGGAAACCCTGAACAAGCTCTACAAGATTCACCCGGACGCGCAGGGCGCCGTCAAAAGAAGCGTCGGCTACGGCGTCTTCACCAACGTCGGCCTCAATTTGTTTCTGGTTTCGGGGGCCGGCGGCTGGGGAATCGTGCGCGACAACCGGACGGGCAAGGACACCTACATGAACATGGCCTCGGCCGGCGTCGGCATCGGGCTGGGCGTCAAGGATTTTAGGGGGGTGTTCGTCTTCACCTCCCGGAGCGCCCTGGAAAGATTCGTCAACCATGGCTGGTCCGCGCAGGGCCAGGCCGACGCCGCGGCAAAGGCCGGGGAAAAGGGCGGCGCCCTCGCGGGCGCGATCGAGGTCGCCCCGGGGATGAAGCTCGACCAGATCACCGAGAACGGCCTGGCC
This genomic window from bacterium contains:
- a CDS encoding aldehyde:ferredoxin oxidoreductase, encoding AGSKNYRDDYKAEGGGGTWRNIAGLHPIGCLPERNFETPGNQDTLPLYRSAYEAPYVIKDESCFKCGIACHKNIYDRPAGETAEGRKAKKGKFRAKFDYEPLDLIAPNCGIYDQEQALELVELADLMSYDAISLGATISYAMEWNERHPEKQILDGMKFGDYDKMVKFTKLAAEGKCEQLGQGSMRLALEMGDLSFAMQGKGLEYPAYLPETNPGYPWALAGGHMSMRTFLLLILDGQKTDMEYWENAVQSGIYYTRDDLVGTCKFAGVPNKNILDSLNDMFGLTLTQDEVNQAIRRSYLRGRLLEKKVGYTDEEYDVPGRVYERVNKNIKMPAFITREFMDELKKRTEANWDRLTKEEGIKLPA
- the merB gene encoding organomercurial lyase; this translates as MSGTAALDRTYCIIRDQLIETGQAPHYIELARALGVTPAEGREAMHELINGPFPSWFQPGSDYIGSFPPFSNIPTQFRITVDGRQKWFAQCAFESLAMCWMFPGKEVEVDTYCMHTGEPLRIVNRDGEILHASHPGIHGYVALPFRRWRENLPFA
- a CDS encoding YSC84-related protein; protein product: MKNAKCLRISACMLALFLLAGCFGPSGYSESEKRKSVQAMRVETLNKLYKIHPDAQGAVKRSVGYGVFTNVGLNLFLVSGAGGWGIVRDNRTGKDTYMNMASAGVGIGLGVKDFRGVFVFTSRSALERFVNHGWSAQGQADAAAKAGEKGGALAGAIEVAPGMKLDQITENGLAIQATIQGTKFWKDSDLN